The following are encoded in a window of Arctopsyche grandis isolate Sample6627 chromosome 4, ASM5162203v2, whole genome shotgun sequence genomic DNA:
- the LOC143911215 gene encoding WASH complex subunit 1-like — protein sequence MEAIRRAGGSGKAKLRPASEAGKEEEKPKSSAPGGNDLMADLHAKLSMRRKGISGDRAKASDGSILSVISAMIPQPISKSVDQASHAEASSAEEDWD from the exons ATGGAAGCTATAAGGCGAGCGGGAGGTTCAGGAAAAGCAAAGTTGCGACCTGCTTCAGAGGCTGGCAAAGAGGAAGAG AAACCAAAGTCGTCTGCCCCCGGTGGAAATGATTTGATGGCCGATCTGCATGCGAAACTTTCGATGCGCCGAAAGGGGATATCTGGAGACAGAGCTAAAGCTTCGGACGGATCAATTCTCAGTGTAATATCGGCAATGATACCGCAGCCGATTTCGAAAAGCGTAGATCAGGCGAGCCATGCCGAAGCTTCTTCTGCCGAAGAAGATTGGGATTAA